One window of the Dreissena polymorpha isolate Duluth1 chromosome 5, UMN_Dpol_1.0, whole genome shotgun sequence genome contains the following:
- the LOC127881451 gene encoding protein hairy-like, with translation MADTAVESGIMTPHNTNMDKKDSAYKRSNKPFMEKKRRARINNCLTQLKTLVLQAMRKDTNQYSKLEKADILEMTVKHLRQLQRQQVSQAITCDPNTVTKYKSGFNECANEVVRYLSSVPGVDSDVRSKLINHLGNVVTQVNGASPEVSQQPLNVQIPAAVGHNGQAMQNGCLLMTTAGVHPSTVVLQQKSSPTHVAGLYSQGHIIHNIHQQQQQQQQQRLYASQPQFCGSFQIVQSPGSSSPVAVYLGQTQTFQQQYQPHHHQQQQQYQHTTQPSPTDSLSRSPPRTKASLKAFDSSFSQMSDSEHSNASSPSCSPASSPTSYPTSVLTSHLEYTVKCGRTPSPLKVDDVWRPW, from the exons ATGGCGGACACCGCAGTTGAAAGTGGAATTATGACACCTCATAATACTAACATGGACAAAAAGGATTCGGCTTACAAAAga AGCAACAAGCCATTTATGGAGAAGAAAAGAAGAGCTCGAATCAACAACTGCCTCACACAACTGAAGACGCTTGTGTTACAGGCGATGAGAAAAGAT ACGAACCAGTACTCCAAGCTCGAGAAAGCGGACATCCTAGAGATGACGGTAAAGCACTTACGTCAGCTGCAACGTCAGCAAGTCAGCCAGGCGATCACGTGCGACCCTAACACCGTCACCAAGTACAAGAGCGGCTTTAACGAGTGCGCAAACGAGGTCGTGCGGTACCTGAGCTCCGTGCCGGGCGTCGACAGTGACGTCAGAAGCAAGCTAATCAACCATCTCGGGAACGTCGTAACGCAGGTCAACGGCGCCTCGCCGGAAGTTTCTCAGCAGCCGCTCAACGTTCAGATTCCCGCCGCCGTTGGTCATAACGGTCAAGCTATGCAGAACGGGTGCCTTCTGATGACTACCGCGGGCGTTCACCCGTCGACGGTTGTTCTCCAGCAGAAATCCAGCCCAACACACGTTGCTGGATTGTATAGTCAAGGACATATAATCCATAACATtcatcagcagcaacaacaacagcagcagcaacggTTATACGCATCGCAACCCCAGTTCTGTGGATCGTTTCAAATTGTGCAAAGTCCGGGGTCGTCATCGCCAGTGGCAGTGTATTTGGGTCAAACACAAACATTCCAGCAGCAATATCagcctcatcatcatcaacaacagcagCAATACCAACACACTACTCAACCGTCTCCAACAGACAGTTTATCAAGATCTCCTCCTCGCACAAAGGCCAGTCTGAAAGCATTTGACTCTAGCTTTTCGCAAATGTCGGACTCCGAACATTCAAACGCATCGTCGCCATCTTGTTCTCCTGCGTCATCGCCCACGTCATATCCTACGTCAGTGCTGACGTCACATTTGGAATACACCGTTAAATGCGGTCGCACGCCTAGTCCGCTAAAAGTGGACGATGTTTGGCGTCCATGGTGA
- the LOC127831058 gene encoding zinc finger MYM-type protein 1-like: protein MFKMSIPNQPRNFAFPKRTFGKKKPEQRSFQSCWFDSFTWLHYDESRDLAFCHLCMAAKKLGKIGNTKVDGSFISDGFSKWKAGTEKFRKHEKIECHKEAVERLVTLPATTRDVEEMLSAGHAKEKADNRKQLLQILRSIRFLARQGIALRGHDDDEGNFMQLLQHHGETDSSILAWLERKRDKFVAPDIQNEILQLMALRILRKVASDIKTNEFYTIMADETTDKSNREQVVVVFRHVDEDLNVHEDFVGFHQVNSIDATTLTSVIEDTLLRMNLSLSQCRGQCYDGASNMTGAKRGVATNILAKEERAVFTHCYGHALNLAVGDCVRQCKLLRDTMDTVHEVSKLIKYSPKRDSTLQTLKEEMSPDTPGFRVLCPTRWTVRAASLCSVLDNYTVLQTLWDTCYEQTKDSEIRSRIVGMRSQMESFDLFFGVHLGYIILRHTDNLSRTLQQKDMSASEGQAVASMTVETLTSKRSDDAFDKFWVDVNSQLDDVDVVEPVVPRRRKMPKRYDVGTGAHEYPATARDRYRQVYFEAFDLVIACIKDRFDQPGYKTYRSLQDLLVCCACGGDYATHLRSVMDFYRDDFNEQALTTQLETYQVAVRDKKVKTITDIVTFFRDLSPESRLFFSEVMRVLRHVLVMPATNATSERSFSGLRRLKTYLRTSMTQERLTHLMTLHVHRCATDAMDLLDVANEFVSVNESRLTIFGKFS, encoded by the exons atgttcaaaatgagtattcctaatcagcctcgaaattttgcgtttcctaagcgtacattcgggaagaaaaagccagaacagcgttcattccaatcttgttggtttgattccttcacatggctccactacgatgag agccgggaccttgcgttctGCCACCTCTGCATGGCGGCCAAGAAGTTGGGCAAGATCGGCAACACGAAGGTGGACGGCAGCTTCATCAGTGATGGCTTCTCCAAATGGAAAGCGGGTACCGAGAAGTTCCGGAAGCACGAAAAAATCGAGTGCCACAAGGAGGCGGTTGAGCGACTGGTGACGCTTCCCGCCACGACGCGTGACGTGGAGGAGATGCTGTCAGCGGGGCACGCTAAGGAGAAGGCCGACAACCGGAAGCAGCTGCTGCAAATCCTACGCAGCATACGGTTCCTCGCACGCCAGGGCATCGCGCTACGTGGGCACGACGACGATGAGGGGAACTTCATGCAGCTGCTACAACACCACGGGGAGACGGACAGCTCTATTCTCGCGTGGCTGGAACGGAAGCGGGACAAGTTCGTCGCCCCTGATATCCAGAATGAAATACTCCAGCTCATGGCACTGCGCATCCTCCGTAAAGTGGCCAGCGACATCAAGACAAACGAGTTCTACACAATCATGGCTGACGAGACAACAGACAAGTCCAACCGAGAACAAGTGGTGGTAGTCTTCAGACACGTGGACGAGGACTTAAATGTGCACGAGGACTTTGTTGGGTTTCACCAAGTAAATTCCATTGACGCCACTACACTGACGTCGGTCATAGAAGACACTCTTCTAAGAATGAACCTATCCTTGAGCCAGTGCAGAGGGCAGTGTTATGACGGGGCCAGCAACATGACCGGAGCGAAGCGTGGTGTGGCGACCAACATCTTAGCAAAGGAGGAGCGAGCTGTGTTCACGCACTGCTACGGACATGCACTCAATCTGGCCGTTGGGGACTGTGTACGTCAGTGCAAGCTCTTGCGCGACACCATGGATACAGTGCATGAAGTCTCCAAACTGATTAAGTATTCACCAAAGAGGGACAGTACCTTACAGACCCTGAAGGAGGAGATGAGCCCCGATACCCCTGGTTTCCGTGTACTGTGCCCCACGAGATGGACAGTGCGTGCAGCAAGCCTGTGTAGTGTCTTAGACAACTACACTGTGTTACAGACCTTGTGGGACACCTGCTACGAGCAGACCAAAGACTCGGAGATCCGTTCCAGGATAGTAGGCATGCGGTCCCAGATGGAGAGCTTCGACCTCTTCTTTGGTGTCCATCTGGGTTACATCATCCTGCGACATACAGACAACTTGAGCCGCACCCTACAACAGAAGGACATGTCCGCATCAGAGGGTCAGGCAGTTGCTTCAATGACGGTGGAAACATTGACCAGCAAGCGCTCCGACGATGCCTTCGACAAGTTTTGGGTTGACGTCAACAGCCAGCTCGATGACGTCGACGTAGTAGAGCCAGTGGTTCCCAGGCGACGCAAGATGCCGAAACGCTATGACGTTGGAACCGGGGCCCACGAGTATCCAGCCACAGCACGTGATCGGTACCGCCAGGTCTACTTTGAAGCATTCGATTTGGTGATCGCGTGTATCAAGGACAGATTCGATCAGCCAGGCTACAAAACCTACAGATCCCTCCAAGACCTTCTGGTGTGCTGCGCCTGTGGTGGTGACTACGCCACTCATCTGCGGAGCGTGATGGACTTCTACAGGGACGACTTCAACGAGCAGGCGCTCACCACTCAGCTGGAGACGTACCAGGTCGCCGTACGGGACAAGAAGGTCAAGACCATCACGGACATTGTCACGTTCTTCCGCGACTTGTCTCCTGAGTCTCGCCTCTTTTTCTCGGAGGTGATGCGCGTCCTCCGCCACGTCCTGGTAATGCCCGCCACCAACGCCACCAGCGAGAGGTCCTTCTCCGGCCTGAGACGCCTGAAGACGTACCTCCGGACGTCTATGACACAGGAGAGACTCACCCACCTCATGACGCTCCACGTGCACAGGTGTGCTACCGACGCAATGGACTTGTTAGATGTTGCCAATGAGTTCGTCAGTGTGAATGAATCACGGTTAACTATCTTCGGGAAGTTTTCATAG